One Glaciihabitans arcticus DNA window includes the following coding sequences:
- the nagA gene encoding N-acetylglucosamine-6-phosphate deacetylase — translation MTVLFENARTIYGEPLWLLVDAGHFVSTGSGDAPDATARVDLGGRVVTPGFIDLHAHGAGGHGYDSGPDEMRAGVAVHRAHGTTRSLVSLVANPLATLRTSLATIAELSRTDPTVLGSHLEGPFLAADRRGAHNLDFLRDPSLSDIDDLLAAADGTLRLVTLAPELPGAMEAIDAFVAAGVTVAIGHTEASYDLAREAFDRGASMLTHAFNAMPGIHHRAPGPVVAAFEDERVTLEIILDGQHVHPDVAALAFTAAPGRIALVTDAMAAAGSTDGDYTLGSLTVSVVNGLAVLRGTSTIAGSTLTQDAALRIALDRTSIAPAAVVAALSSTPARAIGLSDRFGMLAADYPADFVVLSDDLAVDEVWVAGSRL, via the coding sequence GTGACTGTACTGTTCGAGAACGCCCGGACGATCTACGGCGAGCCCCTCTGGCTGCTCGTCGACGCGGGGCACTTTGTGTCCACCGGCTCCGGTGATGCTCCGGATGCCACAGCTCGCGTCGACCTCGGTGGCCGAGTCGTCACCCCCGGCTTCATCGACCTGCACGCGCACGGCGCGGGCGGTCACGGCTACGACAGTGGACCGGACGAGATGCGTGCGGGCGTCGCCGTCCACCGCGCGCACGGCACGACCCGCTCGCTCGTGAGCCTCGTGGCGAACCCGCTCGCGACCCTGCGCACCTCGCTCGCGACCATCGCCGAGCTGAGCAGGACTGATCCGACCGTGCTCGGCTCGCACCTCGAGGGGCCGTTCCTCGCCGCGGATCGCCGTGGCGCCCACAACCTCGACTTCCTGCGCGACCCTTCGCTCTCCGACATCGATGACCTGCTGGCTGCAGCCGACGGCACCCTCCGTCTGGTGACACTCGCCCCGGAGCTGCCGGGTGCGATGGAGGCCATCGACGCGTTCGTCGCGGCCGGAGTCACCGTTGCGATCGGGCACACCGAAGCCTCATACGACCTCGCTCGCGAAGCGTTCGACCGCGGCGCGTCGATGCTCACGCACGCGTTCAACGCCATGCCGGGCATCCACCACCGCGCGCCCGGACCGGTCGTGGCCGCGTTCGAGGATGAGCGGGTGACGCTCGAGATCATCCTGGACGGGCAGCACGTGCATCCCGATGTCGCTGCATTGGCGTTCACCGCCGCCCCTGGCCGCATCGCGCTGGTCACCGACGCGATGGCAGCGGCCGGCTCGACGGATGGCGACTACACCCTCGGCTCCCTCACCGTCAGTGTCGTGAACGGGCTCGCGGTGTTGCGCGGCACCTCGACGATCGCCGGTTCGACGCTCACGCAGGATGCAGCACTGCGCATCGCCCTCGACCGCACCAGCATCGCCCCGGCTGCGGTCGTCGCGGCCCTCAGCTCGACACCGGCTCGCGCCATCGGCCTCTCCGACCGGTTCGGGATGCTCGCCGCCGACTACCCCGCGGACTTCGTGGTGCTCTCTGACGACCTGGCCGTCGACGAGGTCTGGGTGGCGGGGTCGCGGCTCTAG
- a CDS encoding glucosamine-6-phosphate deaminase, translated as MAEVVIVPSAAEAGEIAADAIAAQVSSRADSVLGLATGSTPLTTWKALAALSLDLSRVRGFALDEYVGLPAGHPENYRSVITREVVEPLGLTPSLVRVPGDDGPAQGAGERYEDAIVAAGGVDLQILGIGRTGHIGFNEPGSSLASLTRVKTLTQQTRIDNARFFPSLEDVPTHCITQGLGTILRARHLVLLAFGSAKAAAVAAALEGAVSAGTPGSVVQLHPRVTVILDEDAAADLEHADYYRYAWDNRFDWERWS; from the coding sequence GTGGCTGAAGTCGTCATCGTTCCGTCCGCTGCGGAGGCCGGCGAGATCGCCGCAGACGCGATCGCGGCACAGGTCTCGTCCCGTGCCGATTCCGTGCTGGGGCTGGCCACCGGCTCGACACCGCTCACCACGTGGAAGGCGCTCGCGGCCCTCTCTCTGGACCTCTCTCGCGTGCGCGGCTTCGCGCTCGACGAGTATGTCGGGCTGCCGGCGGGTCATCCCGAAAACTATCGCTCGGTCATCACGCGCGAGGTGGTGGAGCCGCTCGGCCTCACGCCGTCGCTCGTACGGGTGCCCGGCGATGACGGCCCGGCGCAGGGCGCGGGGGAGCGCTACGAGGACGCGATCGTGGCGGCCGGCGGCGTCGACCTGCAGATCCTGGGGATCGGTCGCACCGGCCACATCGGCTTCAACGAGCCCGGGTCGTCCCTCGCGTCGCTGACGCGCGTGAAGACTCTCACCCAGCAGACCCGCATCGACAACGCGCGATTCTTTCCTTCTCTTGAGGATGTCCCGACCCACTGCATCACGCAGGGACTCGGCACCATCCTGCGCGCCCGGCACCTCGTGCTGCTCGCGTTCGGCTCGGCGAAGGCCGCGGCCGTAGCGGCTGCCCTCGAGGGTGCGGTCTCGGCGGGCACGCCGGGCTCTGTGGTGCAGCTGCACCCGCGGGTCACGGTGATCCTGGACGAGGATGCCGCGGCCGACCTCGAGCACGCCGACTACTACCGCTACGCCTGGGACAACCGGTTCGACTGGGAGCGCTGGAGCTAG
- a CDS encoding ROK family protein, translated as MRVGIDIGGTKTEAVLLADDGSIAQKLRLPTGWGPAAVLESTVEAVTGLVSAAGIRFEHLSTVGVGIPGAVDSRAGRVTHALNLGVEHLDLGAELSHRFATPVRVENDVNAAALGAFHLLDLPADSSMGYLNLGTGLAAGLVLGGSLWRGSRGAAGEIGHILVDPLGPLDLDGQPGGLEVMASGSGIARQWATGEDNAVSAVLDAADAGDARALEIRRRLFEGVATSVRILVLTVDVELVVIGGGISHLGDRVLGGVTAILDTWAASSPFIDSLGLPERLRRLPEGSPVAALGAAYLGAPRG; from the coding sequence GTGAGGGTCGGCATCGACATCGGCGGCACCAAGACGGAGGCCGTGCTGCTCGCGGATGACGGCAGCATCGCCCAGAAGCTGCGGCTGCCGACCGGTTGGGGTCCCGCAGCTGTGCTCGAGAGCACGGTCGAGGCTGTCACCGGGTTGGTGTCGGCGGCGGGCATCCGGTTCGAACACCTGTCGACCGTGGGGGTCGGCATTCCCGGCGCCGTCGACTCGCGCGCCGGGCGCGTGACGCACGCCCTCAACCTCGGGGTCGAGCACCTCGACCTCGGCGCTGAGCTGTCGCACCGCTTCGCCACCCCCGTGCGCGTCGAGAATGACGTGAATGCTGCCGCGCTCGGTGCGTTCCACCTGCTCGACCTGCCCGCCGATTCGTCGATGGGCTACCTCAATCTCGGCACCGGTCTCGCCGCGGGGCTGGTGCTCGGCGGTTCCCTCTGGCGCGGTTCGCGTGGTGCGGCCGGCGAGATCGGCCACATCCTCGTCGACCCCCTCGGCCCGCTCGACCTGGACGGCCAGCCCGGCGGGCTCGAGGTCATGGCCTCGGGTTCGGGCATCGCCCGGCAGTGGGCGACCGGCGAGGACAACGCGGTCAGTGCGGTGCTGGATGCCGCGGACGCCGGTGACGCGCGAGCGCTCGAGATCCGCCGCCGCCTGTTCGAGGGTGTCGCGACCTCGGTGCGGATCCTTGTGCTGACCGTGGATGTGGAACTCGTGGTCATCGGCGGCGGTATCAGCCACCTGGGCGACCGCGTGCTGGGCGGCGTCACGGCGATCCTCGACACGTGGGCCGCCAGCTCGCCGTTCATCGATTCGCTCGGGCTGCCCGAGCGCCTGCGCCGCCTGCCCGAGGGCTCGCCGGTTGCGGCGCTCGGTGCCGCCTATCTGGGAGCTCCTCGTGGCTGA
- the nagZ gene encoding beta-N-acetylhexosaminidase, translating to MTPSTNAAAVLLPGFVGTELPEWLAARLRNGLAGVCIFGNNIESREQLRELTGAIREANPDSLIAIDEEGGDVTRLYYDQGSPYPGNALLGRINDLDYTEQVARQVGWELRLAGVNLNFAPDVDINSNADNPVIGVRSFGSDAALVAAHSAAWVRGHESTGVAVSAKHFPGHGDTAQDSHLALPVVDLPLSALRERELAPFEAVVAAGARTVMTSHILLPQVDPSGPATFSRIVLEDLLRRDLGFDGVIVSDALDMAGASGEVGIPEAAVLAIAAGCDLLCIGTDNTDEQLDAIEHALQTAVSTGRLTSARLEDAASRNIALARELAAQADALPIPATTADEPSFDLERSAAAFDVRAGVSVEHDRTLVALQTVANIAIGVAPWGPRFDARTGSGEELAATGGQLVLVGKDNHRHAWVRDLIDRERQANPSVLVVDMGWPDDSRAYADVATFGASRHAGAALEAWLEREAR from the coding sequence ATGACCCCTTCGACAAACGCTGCCGCGGTCCTGCTCCCCGGCTTCGTCGGCACGGAGCTTCCCGAATGGCTGGCTGCGCGACTGCGCAACGGCCTAGCCGGAGTGTGCATCTTCGGCAACAATATTGAGTCGCGCGAGCAATTGCGCGAGCTCACCGGAGCGATCCGCGAGGCGAATCCAGATTCCCTCATCGCGATCGACGAGGAGGGCGGTGATGTAACCCGGCTGTACTACGACCAGGGATCTCCGTACCCGGGCAACGCCCTCCTCGGTCGCATCAACGACCTCGACTACACCGAGCAGGTGGCCCGCCAGGTCGGCTGGGAACTGCGTCTCGCCGGTGTGAACCTCAATTTTGCTCCGGATGTCGACATCAACTCGAACGCGGACAATCCGGTCATCGGGGTGCGCAGCTTCGGCAGCGACGCGGCCCTCGTCGCGGCCCACAGCGCCGCATGGGTGCGTGGGCACGAGTCGACGGGTGTCGCAGTGAGCGCAAAGCACTTCCCGGGCCACGGCGACACAGCCCAGGACTCGCACCTCGCCCTGCCCGTCGTCGACCTGCCGCTGTCTGCCCTTCGAGAGCGCGAACTCGCGCCCTTCGAGGCGGTCGTCGCGGCCGGTGCGCGCACCGTCATGACCTCGCACATCCTTCTTCCACAGGTCGATCCGAGCGGCCCCGCGACCTTCTCGCGCATCGTCCTCGAAGACCTCCTGCGCCGCGACCTCGGCTTCGACGGCGTGATCGTGAGCGACGCCCTCGACATGGCGGGGGCGAGCGGCGAGGTCGGTATCCCTGAGGCCGCCGTGCTCGCGATCGCCGCGGGTTGCGACCTGCTCTGCATCGGCACGGACAACACCGACGAGCAGCTCGACGCGATCGAACACGCGCTGCAGACGGCGGTGAGCACGGGTCGCCTGACGTCCGCGCGGCTTGAGGATGCAGCTTCCCGCAACATCGCCCTCGCGCGCGAGCTCGCGGCTCAGGCCGACGCGCTCCCGATCCCTGCGACCACCGCCGACGAGCCCAGCTTCGACCTCGAGCGCAGCGCCGCCGCGTTCGACGTGCGCGCGGGAGTGAGCGTTGAACACGACCGCACTCTCGTCGCCCTGCAGACCGTCGCCAACATCGCGATCGGGGTCGCGCCGTGGGGTCCGCGCTTCGATGCGCGCACCGGCTCGGGCGAGGAGCTGGCCGCGACCGGCGGACAACTCGTGCTCGTCGGCAAGGACAACCACCGGCACGCCTGGGTGCGCGACCTCATCGACCGCGAGCGGCAAGCGAACCCGTCAGTGCTCGTCGTCGACATGGGCTGGCCCGACGACTCCCGCGCCTACGCCGACGTCGCCACCTTCGGAGCGTCGCGGCACGCGGGCGCAGCCCTCGAGGCCTGGCTGGAAAGGGAAGCGCGGTGA
- a CDS encoding carbohydrate ABC transporter permease yields the protein MSATTATPARVISRKRVVSAPKRVLSTVLSTAAVGIFILSVFPVYWMVQTSFQPTSDIIGSRVQFWPENFTLRNYNTVLFDTTRSEFLPALGNSLMVTIIVVIVALIFAFLASLAVTRFRFKSRKGFILAILIVQMIPGEAMIVATYRLLDGWSLLNTIAGLSIVYIATVLPFTIWTLRGFVDGVPIDLEEAGMIDGLSRAGAFWKITFPLLAPGLVATGVFAFIQAWNEFLLALVVNSRPEMMTLPVWLRTFQIANGTTNWGGIMAGSTLMAIPVIIFFLIVQGRMSSGLVSGAVKG from the coding sequence GTGAGCGCCACCACCGCCACCCCCGCCCGCGTCATCAGCCGCAAGCGCGTCGTCAGCGCCCCCAAGCGCGTTCTCTCCACGGTTCTCAGCACCGCTGCGGTGGGCATCTTCATCCTCTCGGTGTTCCCCGTCTACTGGATGGTGCAGACGTCGTTCCAGCCGACGAGCGACATCATCGGCTCTCGCGTGCAGTTCTGGCCCGAGAACTTCACGCTGCGCAACTACAACACCGTGCTGTTCGACACCACGCGCTCGGAGTTTCTGCCGGCGCTCGGCAACTCGCTGATGGTCACGATCATCGTGGTCATCGTTGCGCTGATCTTCGCGTTCCTCGCGTCGCTGGCCGTCACGCGCTTCCGGTTCAAGAGCCGTAAGGGCTTCATCCTCGCGATCCTGATCGTTCAGATGATCCCCGGTGAGGCAATGATCGTCGCCACCTACCGCCTGCTCGACGGCTGGTCACTGCTCAACACGATCGCCGGTCTCTCGATCGTTTACATCGCGACCGTGCTGCCGTTCACCATCTGGACCCTGCGCGGCTTCGTCGACGGCGTTCCGATCGACCTCGAGGAAGCCGGCATGATCGACGGCCTCTCCCGCGCCGGCGCCTTCTGGAAGATCACCTTCCCGCTGCTCGCCCCCGGGCTCGTCGCGACCGGTGTGTTCGCCTTCATCCAGGCCTGGAACGAGTTCCTGCTCGCGCTCGTCGTGAACTCGAGACCCGAGATGATGACCCTGCCGGTCTGGCTGCGCACGTTCCAGATCGCGAACGGCACCACCAACTGGGGCGGCATCATGGCCGGCTCCACGCTCATGGCGATCCCCGTGATCATCTTCTTCCTCATCGTGCAGGGGCGAATGAGCTCGGGCCTCGTGAGCGGGGCGGTGAAGGGATGA
- a CDS encoding carbohydrate ABC transporter permease, protein MTTIGKTAVTVPSGVDGEHIVAPTPTPAPANRRRRRQGRLTPYMLLVPSLVILAVVVGWPLIQLFIMSFQEYGRAQVFGAPAPFVGFDNYVEILNDGKFWNVLIRSLLFCLVAVTLTMVLGTLIALLMTKLSKFFRLLVSVGLLLAWAMPALTATIVWGWMFDTSHGVVNYVFTELLGLDYIGHSWLIDPLSFYLVLTIIVVWGAVPFVALTVYAGLTQVPEEVIEAAQLDGASGFKRFTLIVFPYLRSIFLVVFILQVIWDLRVFTQVFALQGIGGIREQTSTLGVYIYQTSLANGEYGTGGAIAVITVIILMAISFYYVRQTIKEEV, encoded by the coding sequence ATGACCACGATCGGCAAGACAGCGGTGACTGTGCCGAGCGGAGTCGACGGAGAGCACATCGTTGCCCCGACTCCCACGCCGGCCCCGGCGAACCGCCGACGCCGTCGCCAGGGGCGACTCACCCCCTACATGCTGCTGGTTCCGTCGCTCGTCATCCTCGCGGTGGTCGTCGGCTGGCCGCTCATCCAGCTCTTCATCATGTCGTTCCAGGAGTACGGGCGCGCCCAGGTCTTCGGCGCTCCCGCCCCGTTCGTCGGCTTCGACAACTACGTCGAGATTCTGAACGACGGCAAGTTCTGGAACGTGCTCATCCGCAGCCTGCTGTTCTGCCTCGTGGCAGTCACACTGACCATGGTGCTCGGAACGCTCATCGCGCTGCTCATGACGAAGCTCAGCAAGTTCTTCCGCCTGCTCGTCTCGGTCGGGCTCCTGCTCGCCTGGGCCATGCCCGCCCTCACCGCGACCATCGTCTGGGGCTGGATGTTCGACACCAGCCACGGCGTCGTCAACTACGTCTTTACCGAACTGCTGGGGCTCGACTACATCGGGCACTCCTGGCTCATCGATCCGCTCAGCTTCTACCTCGTGCTCACGATCATCGTCGTCTGGGGAGCCGTGCCCTTCGTGGCGCTCACCGTCTACGCCGGCCTGACCCAGGTGCCCGAGGAGGTCATCGAGGCCGCGCAGCTGGACGGCGCGAGCGGCTTCAAGCGCTTCACCCTCATCGTGTTCCCCTACCTCCGCTCGATCTTCCTCGTGGTCTTCATCCTCCAGGTGATCTGGGACCTGCGCGTCTTCACCCAGGTGTTCGCGCTGCAGGGCATCGGCGGCATCCGGGAACAGACCTCGACACTCGGTGTGTACATCTACCAGACCTCGCTCGCCAACGGTGAGTACGGCACGGGTGGCGCCATCGCCGTCATCACGGTGATCATCCTCATGGCGATCTCCTTCTACTACGTCCGTCAGACCATCAAGGAGGAAGTGTGA
- a CDS encoding extracellular solute-binding protein, producing the protein MRKLSFAALGVVAAIALAGCAGGGAPAESETGDIRVWLVGTDTPQDARDYLKTTFEKENPGSTLTIEEQAWPGLVDLLTTNLSGSDSPDVVEVGNTQAAAFTSAGAFLDLTDDYEDLGGDDLLPGFVEAGSYDGKFYAAPLYSGARLVFYKKDALAAAGLEVPTTLDEYISNGETLATKNPGKSGIWWPGQDWYNALPYIWENGGDIATFKDGEWTAGFSSEGSIKGLEQVQEVMIKASKAAKDGKEDNPQVDFCEGKSIQLSAPSWVKWSILAPADAEAPGCPDQEKNLGVYALPGVDGGAAQVFAGGSNIAVSAKSAHPTLAKKALAIILSDEFQTIYGKGGLVPAKLSLADTLGTDEVAQAISAAAGNARLTPASPKWAEVEASGVLTDFFVQIAQGGDVKELAEGLDKSINEILNG; encoded by the coding sequence ATGAGGAAACTCAGCTTCGCAGCACTCGGTGTCGTCGCTGCCATCGCTCTCGCTGGTTGTGCCGGCGGAGGAGCTCCGGCAGAGTCGGAGACCGGTGACATTCGCGTCTGGCTCGTCGGAACCGACACGCCGCAGGATGCCCGCGACTACCTGAAGACCACGTTCGAGAAGGAGAACCCCGGTTCGACCCTCACGATCGAGGAGCAGGCCTGGCCCGGACTCGTCGACCTTCTGACCACGAACCTCTCGGGTAGCGACAGCCCCGACGTGGTCGAGGTCGGAAACACGCAGGCGGCGGCGTTCACGTCGGCCGGCGCGTTCCTCGACCTGACCGACGACTACGAAGACCTCGGCGGCGACGACCTGCTGCCCGGCTTCGTCGAGGCCGGCTCGTACGACGGAAAGTTCTACGCGGCACCGCTGTACTCCGGCGCTCGCCTGGTCTTCTACAAGAAGGATGCGCTCGCAGCCGCCGGTCTTGAGGTGCCGACGACGCTCGACGAGTACATCTCCAACGGTGAGACGCTCGCCACCAAGAACCCGGGCAAGTCCGGAATCTGGTGGCCCGGACAGGACTGGTACAACGCCCTCCCGTACATCTGGGAGAACGGTGGCGACATCGCCACGTTCAAGGATGGCGAATGGACAGCCGGCTTCTCCTCCGAGGGATCCATCAAGGGTCTCGAGCAGGTTCAGGAAGTCATGATCAAGGCCTCGAAGGCTGCGAAGGATGGCAAGGAGGACAACCCCCAGGTCGACTTCTGTGAGGGCAAGTCCATCCAGCTCTCCGCGCCGTCGTGGGTCAAGTGGTCGATTCTCGCTCCTGCTGACGCAGAAGCACCCGGCTGCCCCGACCAGGAGAAGAACCTCGGCGTCTACGCCCTCCCGGGCGTCGACGGAGGAGCCGCACAGGTCTTCGCCGGTGGATCGAACATCGCCGTCTCGGCCAAGTCGGCTCACCCGACCCTCGCCAAGAAGGCACTTGCCATCATCCTGAGCGACGAGTTCCAGACGATCTACGGCAAGGGCGGACTCGTTCCGGCCAAGCTGTCGCTCGCCGACACCCTCGGCACCGACGAGGTCGCCCAGGCGATCTCGGCCGCCGCCGGCAACGCTCGCCTCACCCCGGCTTCGCCGAAGTGGGCTGAGGTCGAGGCATCCGGAGTCCTGACCGACTTCTTCGTGCAGATCGCTCAGGGCGGAGACGTCAAGGAGCTCGCCGAGGGACTCGACAAGAGCATCAACGAGATCCTCAACGGCTAA
- a CDS encoding ROK family transcriptional regulator — MTASEVQRSASVGTPVNPPAAPANGFATSATASYAAGRARGYSTGRALRPSTKVLPEHARGHNRALVLQTLYAEGQQSRADIARETGLTRVTISDLVADLILEGLVVETGQREDARPGKPATLLDLNREAFQIIGIDLSAYETFRGAVLDLDGQILERAELPLAGATGEDATATVIALVESLVARATLPVLGVGVGSPGVVDLAGVVLSAPNLGWSDEPLQQILAARFGVPVLVSNDANAAALAEHSFGDANADMMLIKVGHGVGAGLLLDGTPLFGSRFAAGEIGHVVVGTDGGAECVCGKHGCLETWLATPRLRAALAAASSETEQNTILREAGQRLGIALAPVVGALNLAEVVLSGPTELLDGPLAEATIETLRARTMAEFHGDLTLRMTTLGEDIVMRGAAVMVLSGQLGVS, encoded by the coding sequence ATGACTGCATCGGAAGTGCAGCGAAGCGCTTCCGTCGGAACTCCGGTGAACCCACCGGCAGCCCCGGCGAACGGCTTCGCGACAAGCGCAACGGCTAGCTACGCCGCGGGGAGAGCCCGAGGGTACTCGACGGGCCGCGCTCTGCGCCCCAGCACCAAGGTGCTTCCCGAACACGCTCGTGGCCACAACCGGGCCCTCGTGCTGCAGACTCTGTACGCCGAAGGCCAGCAGAGCCGCGCCGACATCGCCCGCGAGACCGGCCTCACTCGCGTCACCATCTCCGACCTGGTCGCCGACCTCATCCTCGAGGGCCTCGTCGTCGAGACCGGCCAGCGTGAAGACGCCCGCCCCGGCAAGCCGGCCACCCTCCTCGACCTCAACCGCGAGGCGTTCCAGATCATCGGCATCGACCTGAGCGCCTACGAGACGTTCCGCGGTGCGGTGCTCGACCTCGACGGGCAGATCCTCGAGCGCGCCGAACTTCCCCTCGCCGGTGCGACGGGCGAGGATGCAACAGCAACCGTCATCGCACTCGTCGAGTCCCTCGTGGCCCGGGCTACCCTCCCCGTGCTGGGTGTGGGTGTCGGGTCGCCCGGTGTTGTGGATCTCGCGGGCGTAGTGCTCAGCGCCCCTAACCTCGGCTGGAGCGACGAACCCCTGCAGCAGATCCTCGCCGCACGGTTCGGTGTGCCGGTGCTTGTGAGCAACGATGCCAACGCCGCAGCCCTCGCTGAGCACTCCTTCGGTGACGCCAATGCGGACATGATGCTCATCAAGGTCGGCCACGGTGTCGGAGCCGGACTGCTTCTCGACGGCACACCGCTGTTCGGCAGCCGCTTCGCCGCGGGCGAGATCGGGCACGTCGTCGTCGGAACTGACGGCGGCGCCGAATGCGTGTGCGGCAAGCACGGCTGCCTCGAGACGTGGCTGGCAACGCCGCGGCTGCGCGCGGCGCTCGCCGCGGCATCCTCAGAGACAGAACAGAACACGATTCTTCGGGAAGCGGGGCAGCGCCTCGGCATTGCCCTCGCACCCGTGGTCGGAGCGCTCAACCTCGCAGAGGTTGTGCTCAGCGGTCCGACCGAACTACTTGATGGCCCGCTTGCAGAGGCGACTATCGAGACACTCCGCGCGAGGACGATGGCCGAGTTCCATGGCGATCTCACTCTTCGGATGACAACGCTCGGTGAGGACATAGTCATGCGCGGCGCAGCCGTCATGGTCCTCTCCGGTCAACTCGGGGTCTCCTGA
- a CDS encoding FMN-binding protein gives MKTSTKKTTFAVLAAVSLLGTVTGCAAAATPTDTGSDAGTDTGSASDAPYADGTYEASGDYQSPNGIETVDVTITLADDTVTDVQVVGHGQAPESREYQGQFIDGIAAEVVGKDIDEISVDRVAGSSLTSGGFMKALDAIKADALA, from the coding sequence ATGAAGACCTCGACGAAAAAGACCACGTTCGCCGTTCTGGCCGCCGTCTCCCTCCTCGGCACGGTGACCGGTTGCGCCGCCGCCGCGACCCCCACCGACACCGGCTCCGACGCGGGCACCGACACCGGCAGCGCGAGCGACGCCCCCTACGCCGACGGCACGTACGAGGCCTCGGGCGACTACCAGTCCCCCAACGGCATCGAGACCGTCGATGTCACCATCACCCTCGCGGACGACACCGTCACCGACGTTCAGGTCGTCGGCCACGGCCAGGCACCCGAGTCCCGCGAGTACCAGGGACAGTTCATCGACGGCATTGCGGCCGAGGTCGTGGGCAAGGACATCGATGAGATCTCCGTCGACCGCGTGGCCGGGTCATCCCTCACCAGCGGCGGCTTTATGAAGGCCCTCGATGCGATCAAGGCTGACGCCCTCGCCTAG
- a CDS encoding FAD:protein FMN transferase produces MRSRLTPSPRLPHRLAFEAIGAPWSIETAEPVDPELAAAIDARIESFDRTWSRFRDDSLVSRIAREPGVYRLPPEAGALLDVYRALYEATDGAVSPLVGRSLERLGYNSAYTLRDSGERGPAPEWSSALAWDGESLSALRPVTLDVGAAGKGYLVDLVAALLREAGHTEFVVDASGDLAHAGSEHTRVGLEHPLDATKAIGIALVGNQALAASASNRRAWGDGLHHVIDATTGLPTSNVIATWVVAPTGLLADGLATGLFFAPADSFSALGPFEWVRMFSTGRVEHSPHLQGELFL; encoded by the coding sequence ATGCGATCAAGGCTGACGCCCTCGCCTAGGCTCCCCCACCGGCTGGCCTTCGAGGCCATCGGGGCGCCGTGGAGCATCGAGACGGCCGAACCCGTCGACCCTGAGCTCGCGGCGGCCATCGACGCACGCATCGAGAGCTTCGATCGCACCTGGTCGCGGTTCCGTGACGACTCACTCGTCTCCCGCATCGCGCGCGAGCCGGGCGTCTACCGGCTGCCGCCCGAGGCGGGTGCGCTGCTCGACGTCTATCGTGCGCTGTATGAGGCGACGGATGGCGCGGTCAGCCCGCTCGTCGGTCGATCACTCGAGCGGCTCGGGTACAACAGCGCGTACACCCTCCGTGACAGCGGCGAGCGCGGCCCCGCCCCCGAGTGGAGCTCAGCGCTCGCCTGGGACGGCGAGTCCCTCAGCGCACTCCGACCCGTCACGCTCGACGTCGGCGCCGCAGGCAAGGGCTACCTCGTGGATCTCGTTGCCGCCCTCCTGCGCGAGGCCGGCCACACCGAGTTCGTGGTGGACGCGAGCGGCGACCTCGCGCACGCGGGCTCGGAACACACCCGGGTCGGGCTGGAACATCCTCTTGACGCCACAAAGGCGATCGGGATCGCCCTCGTCGGCAACCAGGCTCTCGCCGCCTCGGCCTCGAACCGCCGAGCGTGGGGAGACGGGCTGCACCACGTGATCGACGCGACGACCGGGCTTCCGACCAGCAACGTCATCGCGACCTGGGTCGTCGCTCCGACCGGGCTGCTCGCCGACGGTCTCGCGACCGGCCTGTTCTTCGCCCCGGCGGACTCCTTCTCGGCCCTGGGGCCGTTCGAGTGGGTTCGGATGTTCTCGACCGGTCGAGTCGAGCACTCGCCCCACCTGCAGGGAGAATTGTTCCTATGA